CGATGATGGGGGGTGTGTCTGAGCAAGGTTTACACTTCGATGATGGGGGGTGTGTCTGAGCAAGGTTTACACTTCGACGATGGGGGGCGTGGCCAAGTAGTGATTACACATCGATGACGGGGTGTCAGACGTTCGGCTTACACTTCGATGACGGGGGGTCTGGTAGCCGCTATACTTCGCTGCCGGTTCTAGGTCTAGGAAACTGAATCGCGAGAATACGAGCGATAACTCTCCCATATCGGCTGGATAAACATCGACGGAGGTGAATCTTTTTGATGCTCCGGCATGCAGCAAGCATATGACCGGTAGCGATCAGGAGGAAACGGATCAATCTACCCTTGATGAGAAAACACGTTCTAATGCGAACGAAGAACTGATCGAAGCTGCCCGTGAAGATGCCGCTGGGGACACGATTCCCGATCAGGATGAGGAAGCGACGGCGGATAGTAGCCAGCTGTCGATCCGAGACATGCTCGACGTCGAGGAGGAGACATCGGTGTTCGTAAATCGGGATCTCGTCGAGCCGGACACGATCATCGATGAGGAGCGAATCGTGGGCCGCGACGAGCAGCTCGAATCCGTCGTGTCGTTTCTGAAGCCGACGCTCCAAGGAAACCGCCCCCCGAATATGCTTCTGTACGGTCCCGCTGGAACGGGAAAATCGCTAATCATCGGTGCAGTCACGCAGCAAATCATCGAACTCTGCCAATCCAAGGGCGAACGATTCGGCGTGGTCGATATCAACTGCCAGCCGATCAACACCCTTGATCAGGCGGTGTACGAACTCGTCCAGACCGTCGCGAAGGATGTCGGCGCAGCGATCGGCGTTCCTGAGACGGGCGTTTCTACGAAGCGCAAGTACCGACGTCTGTACGAACTCATCAACGACCATTACGACTCGGTCATTTTCATCCTCGACGAGATCGACCTCCTGGTCGGCCGACGATCAAACGAGGAACCCGCCTATTCGAAACTGCTGTATCAGTTGTCGCGCGCGAGTAATACGAACGAGATCGAAGGACGAGTCTCGGTCGCAGCGCTGACGAACGACCCGAAGTTCATGGAGGACATCGACGGTCGTGCCGAGAGTTCGTTCAATCCTCGCGACGTCTACTTCCCCGACTACGATGCCAACCAATTGCGCGAAATCCTCGGTAATCGTCGTGACGCATTCCGCCAGGATACACTAGAAGACGACGTAATCCCGCTTGTCGCTGCATTTGCGGCGCAGAGTCACGGTGACGCCCGAAAAGCGATCGATCTGTTCCGTGGTGCCGGCGACCTAGCGGACGAACGCGGTGACGCGGTGGTTCGCGAGGACCACGTTCGTGAGTCCCAAGAAGAGATCGACAAAGACCGCTCGTTGAAACTCGTTGAGGGACTAACGACGCAGAAAAAGATCTCGCTATACTCCACGGCTGCTGTCGCCTGTTACTCGAATCGGTCGCGAAGTTCTGTCCCGAGCCCAGTAGGGTTCAAGGTGTACCAGTGGGTGACTGACGAACTTGATGCCGATCAGATGACGCGGGAGACGTATGTCAAGTATGTCAAGGAGCTCTCCACGTATGGTCTGGTATCAACGGCTCGGAAGAGTCGCGGTCGCGGTGGCGGGATGTACATGGAGTTCACGTTCACAGGTGATCCCGAAGCGATGATGAGCCGGATTGTCGACGACACGCGCCTGGAAGCGATTGCCGAACAGGGAGAACTCCTCCGAACAGTCGTCAATTCCCAACTGAAGCAGTTCCACGAAAAGTGATGGTGGCATCGATCCCGTGCGACGGTTATCGAGTGGACCCACCCCCCGTGTTCGATGTGTAAATAACGGAGAGAGTGGGAGGCCGGTTCGCCGATAAGGAGCCGGGATCCCACAGACAGGACGTGAGAGCCGAAGGATCGCCTGAAACAGCGAGTAAGAGAGTACGGTGAGAAATGGACCCCACGCTCGGTTAGTCGGAGCTGCTCTCCTCCTAACCCTCTCGCCCTTGTCTACTACGGTTCCGGTTCAATCCCTCCCTATATAAAACTTCGCTAGTCTAGAGTAGATCGTGATAGAGAACGTGATATCGCCGTTTCGGGCTTTCTCCGTCTTGTTTGCCACACTTTCACGGATATCCTGCTTTTCTTCTCCCAGCCCCCCTCTCCCTCGTTGGGTTTTACACATCGATGACGGGGGGAGGGAGTGGGGTCGCACCCTACTCGTACTGGTTCACTCGGTCACGGCTGCTGCGAACTTTATCAGATCCAGTTCTTTCGTCTCCGCGAGTTCCCGTCGAATATCTGTACGGTCCCACCCGAGCGGTGAAAGGACGCTTCTCCATCACTAAGCTTCAACCTCACAAAGGGTTAGGTCGTGATCTTCAAGTTGGTGGCCGGCTTCGTACAGCCGTCTGTCCACTGCGTCATCGGGAGGAGGATGCTCGTTGGCGGGCGGTCAACATCGGTGGTGGCTTTCCCCGTTCGTCCCTAGTTAGCGGCCCGTTGTAACCCTGTAATGTCGATTCTCTTCATCTCCAGCATTGCTTCCACCACTCGGTGTGCTTTCGCAGCGTCCTCGTCCTGCAACAGCTCGGATAAGACGGTGGGGACGATCTGCCAGGAGACACCGTATTTGTCCGTGAGCCAGCCGCATTCGCCTTTCGTCCCGCCGTCCGCGGTGAGGTTCTCCCAGTAATAATCGACTTCCTGCTGTGTCTCGCAGTGGACGATGAACGAGATCGCCTCGTTGAAGGCGAACTCGTGGGCCTGTGCGCTGTCCGCCGCCGCGAACCACTGGCTTTCGAGCTGGAAATCGGCGTACATGATCGTTCCTTCCTCGTCCGGGTCGTGATCCGGGCCGTATCGCGCGATCTGTCCCACGGATGTGTCGGTGAATATGGTGGTGTAGAAGTCCATCGCCTCTTCCGCGTTCCCACAGTTATCGCCGACGAACAGCATCGACGGCGTGAATTTGGGTCGCCACTCGCCTTCAGGATCGGTCAAGATCAACTGCCATGACACCCCGTACCTGTCCTGTACCCAGCCGTATCGGTCGCTGAACGGGTACGCATCCAGTGGCATCAGTACCTCGCCGCCGTCCGATAGCCGTTCCCAGAGTGTGTCGACCTCGGTTTCCGTCGAGCAGTTGACGATGAAGGATATGGCCGGATTGAAGGTGAACCCTGGGCCGCCGTTGAGCGCGACGAATTGCTGGCCGTCGAGTTCGAAGTCAACGGTCAGGACACTGCCCTCCGGCCGTCCAGCGGCTTCTGCTGCCGCCGCATCGTATCGGCTGATCGGACCGATTTTTGTGTTATCGAAGGTTGCGACGTAGAATTCTGTTGCCTCCTCGGCCGTGTCGTCGAACCACAGGTTCGGGGTGATTTTCCGCTCGGATTCGGTCAGGCTTTTGGTTTCATTATCTGCGGTCATACCATCTCTCCCTCCGTTCGGCGAGCCGCCTCCGCAGCATAGGTAGGCTAGACAACATCATATACTCGCGCCAAGTGCGATGAAAGTGAACAGCACTGTCCTCTTTTCCCGGTTTCTGGAGGTCACTCGCTGTTGTGTGGCCGGACGTTCCCCATCGCTCTCAGGTGGGTGTTATACTAGATGGATTAGCGGACGACTCCGGAGTTCTCATCTCACGGATTGGCTACTTGTTGCAATCGGCGTGGAAGATACCGGGTGTGTATCCAGTATAGGGACGCTCGAAAACCGCGAATTAGTTCGGTCGACGACGATGGATGCCATCGCACGCCAATCGGCACTTTCCCCTATCTATCGAGAATATCGCTCTGAACCCAGATCTCTCTCCTCGAGTGTGTTCGTTGTTAACAAGGGTCGATTTTATCTCCTCAGTGGGCGTAGTTACGTCGATGAACACTCAACAACAGCAAACACGGGAAGCCTGGGATGCAATCGCGGCGGGTTATGACGAGTTCGTCACCCCCACACATAGGCCCGTTTCGAAGACGGCCCTGGACACCGCGGGTCTTCAACGGGGGATGCGTTTTTTGGACGTAGCGGCGGGTACCGGCGCCCTCAGCCTTCCCGCGGCGCGGATCGGCGCAGAAGTGGTCGCGACGGATATCTCCCCTGCTATGGTTGAGCACCTCGAAGCACGTGCGAAAGCGATGGGATTCCCCAACGTAGAGGCACGGGTCATGGACGGCCATGCTCTCGAACTGGAGGACGACACCTTCGATGTCTCCGGCTCGCAGTATGGAGTCATGCTCTTTCCGGACCTTCCACGGGCGCTGGGGGAGATGGTACGCGTCACTACGCCCGGGGGCCGCGTCTTCATCGTCGTGTTTGGCGATCCGGAGGAGGTGGAGTTCCTCGGCTTCTTTATGCGTGCCATGCGCACTGTCATCCCCGACTTCGAAGGACTCCCGTTGGATCCCACGCCGCTCCCATTTCAGGTGTCGGACCCCCGGAAGCTACGCCAGCGTCTCCGAGAGGCGGGCCTGAAGGAGGTGCATGTAGAAACGGTCGCCGAAGAGCTGGAGTTCGACTCTGGGCATCACCTATGGGACTGGCTGATGAACAGCAACCCCATTGCTGGGGCGCTGGTGGCCGACACCACCGAGGAGCAGCGGATCGCTGCCCGGAAGGTGTTGGATGAGATGCTCCGCGCGCGAGCGGGGGAGACCGGCCCCGCCGTCCTCACCCAACCGGTACACATCGGTATCGGAACGAAGTGATGAACAACCCCTCTCTGTTCAGCACGCAGCCCGTTCATTGTCATAGAGATGTGCATACCTCGGGGATTGCGTATACATCGACGTCGAACCCCCGATAGTTGCGTCTGAATAGAGGTGCCTGGATAGTCCGGAGGGCGGGGACGACGGCTTTTCATTCGACACCCGTATGATAGTAGTCTCCGAGAGTCTGCCCTTCAGCGCGTCAATGGTCCCTCCGTATCGGCTGTTGTCTGTAATGAATTGATCATCGTTTTACTTCGCACATTTATTGGTATTCTAACTCATATTATACTGATTTAAGACCCTGGGATATCTGGTGTGCTATGTTATGTCTAACAGACCACCAGCAACCACGAACCGACGCACCGTTCTCGAAGCAGGCAGCGCCCTCGCCCTCACCGGCCTCGTCACTCCGGTAGCGGCGGTCGCCCAAACGGATCTTCCCATCGAGATCGAACAGAACGCCGAAGACGAGTACATCGTACTTTGGAACCTCGGCGACGACGAGGTTGATCTCACCGGCTACGGCCTCAACTTCGACAACGAGGAGAGTAGCCAGCGCGACCAAGTGCGCCAACTCTCCGGCAACGTCGCGCTCGCTCCCGGTGACGACGTCACCGTCGCCACGAGTGACGAAACCACGGTCGATACCGACGTCACACTTGCCGACCCCTACGACGGGTCCGTGCTGAACAACGACGGCACCGACGTCGTCGCCCTCGTCGATCCCGACGGGAACACGGTCGTTTCGACCGACGGCTCCGGTGGATCCGACTCCGGCGATGGTGAAGACGAGCCGGAGCGGACGCTGACCGTCACCGTCGTCGACGAGACCGACGAGCCCCTTGAAGGTGCGAACGTGAGCGTTGTCACGTCTGACGGCGGTGAAGAGGTCGCGAGCGGCGAAACCGATAGCGACGGTACGGTCACGTTCGACGTTGAGAGCGGCGAGTATGACGTCGTCGTCAACCACGACGATGTCACCGGCCCAGCGGCCACTCGGACGACTGTCGACGACGCCGATGCCGAAGTAAGCATGACGCTCGACACGACCGACGGCAGGGCGACCGGGATCGTCCGCGTGGTCGATCGGAACGGCGATCCCGTCGAGGGCGAGCCCGTGACGCTCTGGCCG
Above is a genomic segment from Halalkalicoccus sp. NIPERK01 containing:
- a CDS encoding orc1/cdc6 family replication initiation protein, producing the protein MLDVEEETSVFVNRDLVEPDTIIDEERIVGRDEQLESVVSFLKPTLQGNRPPNMLLYGPAGTGKSLIIGAVTQQIIELCQSKGERFGVVDINCQPINTLDQAVYELVQTVAKDVGAAIGVPETGVSTKRKYRRLYELINDHYDSVIFILDEIDLLVGRRSNEEPAYSKLLYQLSRASNTNEIEGRVSVAALTNDPKFMEDIDGRAESSFNPRDVYFPDYDANQLREILGNRRDAFRQDTLEDDVIPLVAAFAAQSHGDARKAIDLFRGAGDLADERGDAVVREDHVRESQEEIDKDRSLKLVEGLTTQKKISLYSTAAVACYSNRSRSSVPSPVGFKVYQWVTDELDADQMTRETYVKYVKELSTYGLVSTARKSRGRGGGMYMEFTFTGDPEAMMSRIVDDTRLEAIAEQGELLRTVVNSQLKQFHEK
- a CDS encoding VOC family protein — translated: MTADNETKSLTESERKITPNLWFDDTAEEATEFYVATFDNTKIGPISRYDAAAAEAAGRPEGSVLTVDFELDGQQFVALNGGPGFTFNPAISFIVNCSTETEVDTLWERLSDGGEVLMPLDAYPFSDRYGWVQDRYGVSWQLILTDPEGEWRPKFTPSMLFVGDNCGNAEEAMDFYTTIFTDTSVGQIARYGPDHDPDEEGTIMYADFQLESQWFAAADSAQAHEFAFNEAISFIVHCETQQEVDYYWENLTADGGTKGECGWLTDKYGVSWQIVPTVLSELLQDEDAAKAHRVVEAMLEMKRIDITGLQRAAN
- a CDS encoding class I SAM-dependent methyltransferase; the encoded protein is MPSHANRHFPLSIENIALNPDLSPRVCSLLTRVDFISSVGVVTSMNTQQQQTREAWDAIAAGYDEFVTPTHRPVSKTALDTAGLQRGMRFLDVAAGTGALSLPAARIGAEVVATDISPAMVEHLEARAKAMGFPNVEARVMDGHALELEDDTFDVSGSQYGVMLFPDLPRALGEMVRVTTPGGRVFIVVFGDPEEVEFLGFFMRAMRTVIPDFEGLPLDPTPLPFQVSDPRKLRQRLREAGLKEVHVETVAEELEFDSGHHLWDWLMNSNPIAGALVADTTEEQRIAARKVLDEMLRARAGETGPAVLTQPVHIGIGTK
- a CDS encoding carboxypeptidase regulatory-like domain-containing protein, with the translated sequence MVLWNLGDDEVDLTGYGLNFDNEESSQRDQVRQLSGNVALAPGDDVTVATSDETTVDTDVTLADPYDGSVLNNDGTDVVALVDPDGNTVVSTDGSGGSDSGDGEDEPERTLTVTVVDETDEPLEGANVSVVTSDGGEEVASGETDSDGTVTFDVESGEYDVVVNHDDVTGPAATRTTVDDADAEVSMTLDTTDGRATGIVRVVDRNGDPVEGEPVTLWPPGTVEEEATETRETNADGEVVIELSGLEPTDVTGFDVEVRDQEQRLGIMSDAYQGVQEVVFEVDTSENDGDDSTDDDNSDDGDDTDDSEKETEKTDGSDNDDECKRKTDADGDGVPATDDADDDCAKVS